The Terriglobales bacterium genomic sequence CATCGGCCGGATTCAACTCTCCGCTGCCGTGATTCTTTTGATCGGTGTCGTGATACGCGACTCCTTCGCCGCCCAGGTCATAGTAGGCGCACAAGATCTTTCCAGGTATTTTCTGTGGACCGCCTTGATAGCGGCTGTCGTGATAAGGCAAGCCTTTATATTGGCTCAAGAATGACTGGGGAAATGCGGTCCTCGGCAGTATCGAAGCGGCAAGGAAGCACAGCGAAAGAAATCTAGCGCTCATTCTTCAACTCCGTGGGTACGGATTCGCACGGCGGCCAATGTGTTTGTTTTGCTTGAGCTAAACCTGGAACAGTTCGATCCCGTGTTCTTTTCCCAGATTGCGCGAGTACTTCTTCTCCGACGCATTGTTCCAATGCTCATGGACACCAAGGCTGCGGCATCGGATGCCGTCGCGGTCGGGGTCATAGAGCGTCTTCGAAGGCGGGTCGTTAGCCAAGGCAGATTCGCGCAAATAGTTATCGGCATTCGCGATATCCGGAAGATCAGGCCATTCCGAAGTGAGAAAATCGAATCCGACGGAATCGATCGCTACCCCGTCAAATGACATAAAAATGCTGTTCGGCCAAGCGTCGTTGAAGGGCGCCATCTTCCACTTACGATGAGGCGGACCATCCACGTTATCGTTTCCGTAGAGCCCATCAATAATAAAAAGGATGGTTTTCTCGCCGAGATCCTTATGACCCAGGAAATCTGTAAATGCTGAGTAACTTGCCGAACCGTCCCGCTTGGGAGGGAAGCCGTCGTGGGCGTTCTTGCGCCAGTCGGGATTGATACTCGTAGCGCCGAACAGATTCTTTGCACAAAGAGTGACGCCTGAACTCACATGCGCTCTCAATATCGCAGCATCGATGAGATAGGAAGCTTCAACGACTGTGGTATCCAGCCCCGAAGCATTGCGGCTTGTAACCGAAAAAGGGATCGCGTTGGGTTTGAACTCGGCTTTTACTCGTCCATCTCCCCCAATATGGTCCACAAACACGACGCCTGGAAATTCATGGTGAATCTTGTCGTAGAGATTGCTCGGGATGAACCGGCTGGAATCGAAGACGGTGATTGCTGATGCGGGCACTCGCCCGGGACCGGTCAATTGTCGGACAAGTGAAAGGATCAAATGGGGCGACGAGTTCAAGCGCTCGATCGTGCCATGGTCCGTTGTGTTGTTCAGGTTCGCCTTAATTGCGATCTTCTCGCCGGCCTTGTATCCGGCGTTGCCGCGATCATGAGTGCGATTGAAGTAGTGAAAGATGGAGTTCCATGCCTGGGCATCGTTTTTTTGATTAGTAAGACCGCGAATCGATCGGGAAACCAGGCGGTCGATTACAGACTGATTATTGTTTGCATCAGTCCACCAGGAACCCGTGCCATCCCAGGTCACAGCCGCCGGATCGTGCGCCCATGTGACTCGACCGGGAAGCACGCCGCGGGGAATTCCTAATGGCGTTAGCGGTTCGAACAAGGAGGAGGGTACGAAGCTGGCAGCGGCAAGTGATAGAGCGAACTGTCGGCGCGTCATGTCCATTTTTGTTTGCTCCTAAAGCACAAGACTTACGGCCCGGCATCATCGGATAGAATATCGATTTTCTACACGACCAAATATGATCGACGCGAGTATATTTGCGTTGTTGCGAGTGGGTCAATCGTCCGCCTTTCTTAGATCCCGACCACCCTGCATGTCTCTTCGGATCTTATGCATCGAACCGACCTAGTTCCTGAAATAGAACTTGCCTTTACCGACTTAGTTCATCCAAAAGTAGAAGGTGCGCAGATCGGCTGGCGCGCCCTGGCAACTCAACTTCTGTGAAGTCGATCATCAGCGCACTAAGCTTCAACTTGCCTGGCATGAAGTGACTCGACCAGGGCTCGGATGTCCCGGTTCTCGAAAACCCTACTTTCGGGCACTACGGTTTTCTGGACGACAACGTGCACCATGCCCCGCGCCAAATCGTCAGCCCGAATCACATGGTTGGGAAGGAGCACCCGAAACGCTGGATAGATCGCGCGCATGAGGCGGTAGGTGAAAGTTGGTTCCTTTCGCGGTTCGACAGGGTAGATGTATGCAGGCCGGAAGATATACACGCGCGGGAACCCCGCGGCGAGCACCGCGTTCTCTGCCTCTCCCTTATAACGTGCAAAAGCCATCCGGCTTCGACCGGTTGGGTCCGCGCCACTCCCACTCAAAAATGAGAATGCTGCGTCGGGGTTGCTTCTGCGGAGAACTCGTGCGAATTCGATTGTGTAGTTCACAGTAATTGTCCGGAGTTCTGCGTCTGAGACCGCCCCGGTATAGGCGCCCAGGCAGAAGATGGCTGCATCCTGACCTGATAGCGCCTCCGTGAGTGCAGCGCAGTCTGCGAAGTTGGCATGCACAACCTGGTTCAGTTTGGGATGCGAGATGTCGAGCTTCCGGCGCCCAATCGAAGTCACACTTCTGACGGCGGAGTTATCGAGCGCGTAGCGAAGGGCATGTCTGCCGACCATTCCACTCGCGCCCACAATGACGAGGCGCTTCTGGTCGGCGGTGGGAACGCTCATCGACACACTTGAAGCCACTTGGTGTGGCACTGTCATGACCTAATCCGCTCCTCGATCCAGTCAGACCCTGGTCCCGAACAACGGGATCAAAACATCTAAGTGCTTCATTTGGGGTCTAGGAACCTGAAAACCTTTCTTTCTCTCCCTCGGTTGTCCCGAAGTTGTACCGAGCCGCTCACCTCAAGACACCGATAAAGGATGATTTCAAAATGGGCCTGCCACTTGTAATTGCATTCACTGTGATCACTAGATTGAAGCTTCGATTCTTTTGATTCCTTCATTCCTTGCGCATCAATCCTTTAGCAACTTGCGGAAGCGAAATTCAGGACAACTGATTCTTGTGAGGAGCGTCGAAAGTTTGGCTGCGAATCCCGCTATTTCGCAATTTCTTAGTTCCGAAAGAGCGGAGCGTCAGGCCTCGATCCGGATCACGAGAACGACAAACGATTTGCAATCGATTCCTACAAGTAAATCAGTCCACGACGCAACGCGATAGCGAGCGCCTGGGTGCGATCATTGGCGCCGAGCTTTCCCATAATGTGTTTCATGTGAACCTTTACGGTTTCCTCGGTGATGTAGAGCTTCTCCGCGATGTCACGGTTGCGATTTCCGTCCACTAAGTGACGAAGAACCTCGACTTCGCGATCTGAAAGCGGCTCGTCGCTGTAGTGTTCCGCCAACTTGGCTGCGATCTGGCTCGGAATTTTCTTTTTTCCCGCGTGAACCCGGCGAATCGCATCGACCAACTCGCGAGGAGGCATGCTCTTGAGCATATAAGCTTGCGCCCCTTCTGCGAGGGCTCGGCGAATCTCGTCGTCCAACTCGAAGGTAGTCAGGATGATGCAACGTGCCTCAGGAAATCCGGCGCGGATGGCGATCATTGCGTCGATGCCGCTTATGTCCGGAAGCCTGAGATCCATGAGAATGACGTCAGCCTTTTGCTGCCGACAATAGTCAATGCCCTGCCGTCCTGTGGAGGCTTGTGCCACCAACACCATGTCCGGTTGAGCGTTGATGAGGGTCTCAATTCCGTAGCGGAACACGGGATGGTCATCAATATGCAAAATCGTAATTTTCTCACTCATACTCATCTGCCGTTTATTGCTTCTTGCTGGGCTTCAGGTTTACAAGCAACATCTCTCACGAAAACCGATTCTTGCAGCACGCAGGCTGCGTTCGGATTGCGTCAGCATAGTGCAGTGTCTAAGAGAATCAAGCACTCTTGATCTATATTCTTCTCCACGTCAGTCCTTCCTAAAACCGCCATTCACACCGATGGTTGAATTTCCCCGCAATGCAGTTCGCTGTTGCGTCGCGGCGAACCTACGCTGTGGCTCGAGCTCTTCTGCCCCACCGCGCTCACGATCCTCATACTGCTTGGAATTACTTGGCGGAAAGTTTGCCACCTTCTCTATGGTCCGAGTGCAGGCTTCGCGAACTTCGGAAGCCGAACAGCCGAGCAGCAGAGCACACTCGTGCACACGGTAGCGCTCCAGAACGCACAGCACGAAAACAAAGCGCTCGAAGTCTGCAAGGCCCAACATGGCGTACAGGTCGAAATGGCCGCTTGACTGCTGATCGTGAGAGAGGACAGTTGGGAGAAGCACGGAAGAATTGGAACGTTGCCGTCGCGGATTCAGTTCACGAATTGCGTTTTCGACAATCATGCGCTTTGCCCAGGCGCGTACCC encodes the following:
- a CDS encoding DUF362 domain-containing protein — encoded protein: MDMTRRQFALSLAAASFVPSSLFEPLTPLGIPRGVLPGRVTWAHDPAAVTWDGTGSWWTDANNNQSVIDRLVSRSIRGLTNQKNDAQAWNSIFHYFNRTHDRGNAGYKAGEKIAIKANLNNTTDHGTIERLNSSPHLILSLVRQLTGPGRVPASAITVFDSSRFIPSNLYDKIHHEFPGVVFVDHIGGDGRVKAEFKPNAIPFSVTSRNASGLDTTVVEASYLIDAAILRAHVSSGVTLCAKNLFGATSINPDWRKNAHDGFPPKRDGSASYSAFTDFLGHKDLGEKTILFIIDGLYGNDNVDGPPHRKWKMAPFNDAWPNSIFMSFDGVAIDSVGFDFLTSEWPDLPDIANADNYLRESALANDPPSKTLYDPDRDGIRCRSLGVHEHWNNASEKKYSRNLGKEHGIELFQV
- a CDS encoding NAD(P)H-binding protein yields the protein MTVPHQVASSVSMSVPTADQKRLVIVGASGMVGRHALRYALDNSAVRSVTSIGRRKLDISHPKLNQVVHANFADCAALTEALSGQDAAIFCLGAYTGAVSDAELRTITVNYTIEFARVLRRSNPDAAFSFLSGSGADPTGRSRMAFARYKGEAENAVLAAGFPRVYIFRPAYIYPVEPRKEPTFTYRLMRAIYPAFRVLLPNHVIRADDLARGMVHVVVQKTVVPESRVFENRDIRALVESLHARQVEA
- a CDS encoding response regulator transcription factor, which encodes MSEKITILHIDDHPVFRYGIETLINAQPDMVLVAQASTGRQGIDYCRQQKADVILMDLRLPDISGIDAMIAIRAGFPEARCIILTTFELDDEIRRALAEGAQAYMLKSMPPRELVDAIRRVHAGKKKIPSQIAAKLAEHYSDEPLSDREVEVLRHLVDGNRNRDIAEKLYITEETVKVHMKHIMGKLGANDRTQALAIALRRGLIYL